The Paenibacillus mucilaginosus 3016 genome includes the window ACGGTGTGGCGACCGCAACGGTGGCGGCGCTGCTCGGCTTCGAGTGCAAGGTGTTCATGGGCGAGGAAGACATGAAGCGCCAGCAGCTGAACGTCTTCCGCATGAACCTGCTCGGCACCGAGGTGGTGCCGGTGACCTCCGGTACCCGGACGCTGAAGGATGCCTGCAACGAGACGCTCCGCTACTGGGTATCCCACGTAGAGGATACGTTCTATATTCTCGGTTCGGCGACGGGACCGCACCCTTATCCGCTGATGGTCCGTGACTTCCAGCGCATTATCGGCGATGAGGCGCGCCGTCAGATTCTCGAGCAGGAAGGCCGTCTGCCGGATACGGTGATTGCCGCAGTAGGCGGCGGCAGCAATGCGATAGGGATGTTCTATCCGTTCATCGGCGATGAGGCCGTGAAGCTGGTCGGGGTGGAAGCAGCAGGACACGGAATTAACACCGAGAAGCATGCGGCCACAATGACGATGGGCAGCAAGGGCGTGTTCCAGGGCTCCTACAGCTACCTGCTGCAGGATGAGCACGGACAGGTGCAGGAGGCCCACTCGATCTCTGCAGGACTGGATTATCCGGGCATCGGTCCGGAGCACTCCCATTTGATGGATACCGGCCGTGCCCAGTATGGTGCCGATTACGGATCATGAAGCGATGGAAGCGCTGAAGCTGCTGTGCCGGACGGAAGGCATCATCCCGGCTCTCGAAAGCGCTCATGCGATCGCCAAAACGATCAAACGCGCGCCGCAGATGGGCAAGGACCAGATCATCGTCGTCAGCCCGTCGGGCCGCGGGGACAAAGACGTGCATACGATCATGAGCCATATGGAAGGAGCTGTAGCGAAATGAACCGGATCGACGCCAAATTCGCTGCTCTGAAGGAGCAGGAGCTTACCGCATTCATTCCGTTCCTCACCATTGGTGACCCGGATGTCCGCACCTCGATCGACATCATTCACGAGCTGGAGAAGGCCGGCGCTTCCATGGTGGAGCTCGGCGTGCCTTATTCCGATCCGCTGGCCGACGGGCCGGTCATCCAGCGTTCCTCCATGCGGGCGCTCAAGGCGAACCGGATCACGATTCTCGATGTGATCGGGGCCGCCAAGACGGCGAGGGAGGAAGGCAGCGAGCTGCCGTTCATTTTGTTTACCTATTATAATCCGGTGCTGCAAACCGGCCTTGACCGGATCTTCCCGCTTCTGGTGGAGAGCAGCATCAGCGGCCTCATTATCCCTGATCTGCCGATGGAAGAGGATGAGGAAGTGCGCCGGCTGGCGGAGCAGCACGGCATCCACCTGATTCCGCTGGTGGCGCCGACCTCCCGGGAGCGCGTGGAACGGATCGCTTCCAGAGCGAGCGGGTTCGTTTACTGCGTGTCCTCGCTTGGCGTGACCGGCACCCGGACCGAGTTCCATACGGGCATCGACGAGTTCCTGAGCACCGTCAAGGGAGCGACTTCGCTGCCGATCGCCATCGGCTTCGGCATCTCGACGCCGGAGCAGGTGGCCCGCTTCTCGGGGGTCTGCGACGGCATTGTCGTCGGCAGCGCCCTTGTGCGGACGGTCGAAGAGGCGCTGCCTCTGCTGTCCGAGCCGGCCTCCCGCAGAGAAGGACTCTTGCAAATTCATGATTTTGTGCGTACATTAGTGGGAAACGGTTCCGGCATCGTGCGGACCTGAATATGTAGGACGAGGTGACAGTAGTGCAGCCTAAGAAGAATATCGTGCATCTGCCGGTATACCAGCCCGGCAAACCTATGGAGGAAGTCAAACGGGAGCTTGGTCTGACGGAAGTCATCAAGCTTGCCTCCAACGAGAACCCGTTCGGGTGCTCGCCGAAGGCGAAAGAAGCGATCATCTCGGCAGTCGATAACGCCAGCATCTATCCGGACGGCGGAGCGGTCGACCTGACGGCGGCCGTGTCCGCCCATCTGGGCGTACAGCCGAACCAGGTGATCTTCGGAGCGGGCTCCGATGAAGTCATCCTGATGATTGCGCGCGCGTTCCTGACGCCGGAAGACGAAACGATCACGGCTTTCCCGACATTCCCGCAGTACAAGCATAATGCGGAAGTCGAGGGAGCGGCGGTCATCGAAGTGCCGGTGGACGAGGAAGGCAGGCATGATTTGAAGGCGATGCTCGCGAAGGTGAACGAGAAGACGAAGATCGTCTGGATCTGCAACCCGAACAACCCGACAGGGACCATGCTCAGCGAAGCCGAAATTACGGCGTTCCTCGACGCGGTTCCTTCGCGTGTCATGGTCATTCTCGACGAGGCTTATGCCGAGTACAACGTCACAGGCGAATACCCGGACAGCATCTCGCTGCTTCAGAAGTACAACAATATCGTTGTGCTCCGCACGTTCTCCAAGATCTACGGTCTGGCTTCCCTGCGCATCGGCTTCGGTGTGGGTCATCCGGATGTGATCCGTTCGGTGAACCAGGTGCGCGAGCCGTTCAACACGACCGGCTTCGCCCAGAAGGCAGCCTTGGCCGCCGTTAACGATCAATCGTTCATCGAGAGCTGCCGTGAGGCGAATGCGGCGGGCATTCAGCAGCTGAATGCGGCTTTTGACAAGCTCGGACTCCGCTATTTTGATGCGCACGGCAACTTTGTCATGGTAGATGTGGAGCGCCCGGGCGGAGAAGTGTTCCAGGGGCTGCTGCGCAAAGGCATTATTGTCCGCCACGACCCGAGCTGGGGATATCCGACGAGAATCCGTGTGACGGTGGGCAGCACGGAGCAGAACGAGAAGTTCCTGAAGGCGCTGGAAGAGGTTCTGAGCGAAGTGGCGGTTTCATGACGAAAATCGCAATCTACGGAGTCGGTCTCATCGGCGGGTCCCTGGCCCTGTGCTTCAAGGGCAAGCCGGGGCTCACGGTTGTAGGCCACTCCGGCAATCCCGCCTCAGTGGCCAAATACCTCAAACGCGGCGTGGTCGACCATGCGACCACCTCGTTTGAAGAAGCGGCCGCCGATGCGGATTTTATTTTCCTGTGCGTCCCGGTGGGCAACCTGAACGAGTATCTGGAGAAGCTCGCTTCCCTGCCGCTCAAGCCGGGCTGCATCATCACCGACGTCGGCAGCACCAAGGCGTCGGTATCCGCCTTCGCCGCACAGCTGCGTCTGTCCGGCGCCTGCTTCATTGGCGGCCATCCGATGGCCGGCAAGGAAAAGTCGGGCGTGGAGGCGGCTTCGTCGCTGCTCTTCGAGAACGCGTTCTACGTGCTGACGCCGGACCACGACACCCCGGCGGAGGCCTATGAGCGTCTCGCCGTGCTGCTGCAGCATACGAAGGCCCAGCTCGTGAAGGTGGAGGCAGGTCTGCATGACGAGATTGTCGGCGCCATCTCGCACCTGCCGCATATCATTGCCGTTGCTCTGGTGAACCAAATAGCAAAGTACAATGAGGCGAACCCTCTCTACCGCGATCTGGCGGCTGGAGGCTTCCGCGACATCACACGGATCGCCTCAAGCGATCCGATCATCTGGCGCGATATTCTCATCAATAACAAGAAGGTAGTCCTTCAACTGCTTCAGGACTGGAACGAGGAAATCCTCTCGTTCATCCGTCTGCTGGAGGCGGAGGACGGGGAAGGGATTGAGCGGGAATTCCAGCTCGCCAATACGTTCCGCAGCGAGCTGCCGGAGCGCCGCAAAGGCGTCATTCATTCCTTCTATGACATTTATATCGAAGTTCCCGACCATC containing:
- the trpA gene encoding tryptophan synthase subunit alpha, whose translation is MNRIDAKFAALKEQELTAFIPFLTIGDPDVRTSIDIIHELEKAGASMVELGVPYSDPLADGPVIQRSSMRALKANRITILDVIGAAKTAREEGSELPFILFTYYNPVLQTGLDRIFPLLVESSISGLIIPDLPMEEDEEVRRLAEQHGIHLIPLVAPTSRERVERIASRASGFVYCVSSLGVTGTRTEFHTGIDEFLSTVKGATSLPIAIGFGISTPEQVARFSGVCDGIVVGSALVRTVEEALPLLSEPASRREGLLQIHDFVRTLVGNGSGIVRT
- a CDS encoding prephenate dehydrogenase is translated as MTKIAIYGVGLIGGSLALCFKGKPGLTVVGHSGNPASVAKYLKRGVVDHATTSFEEAAADADFIFLCVPVGNLNEYLEKLASLPLKPGCIITDVGSTKASVSAFAAQLRLSGACFIGGHPMAGKEKSGVEAASSLLFENAFYVLTPDHDTPAEAYERLAVLLQHTKAQLVKVEAGLHDEIVGAISHLPHIIAVALVNQIAKYNEANPLYRDLAAGGFRDITRIASSDPIIWRDILINNKKVVLQLLQDWNEEILSFIRLLEAEDGEGIEREFQLANTFRSELPERRKGVIHSFYDIYIEVPDHPGIIGQITTLLGSHRVNLSNIQIIESREDVPGVLRLSFREEEQMDKALELLKEDYAVHV
- the hisC gene encoding histidinol-phosphate transaminase; protein product: MQPKKNIVHLPVYQPGKPMEEVKRELGLTEVIKLASNENPFGCSPKAKEAIISAVDNASIYPDGGAVDLTAAVSAHLGVQPNQVIFGAGSDEVILMIARAFLTPEDETITAFPTFPQYKHNAEVEGAAVIEVPVDEEGRHDLKAMLAKVNEKTKIVWICNPNNPTGTMLSEAEITAFLDAVPSRVMVILDEAYAEYNVTGEYPDSISLLQKYNNIVVLRTFSKIYGLASLRIGFGVGHPDVIRSVNQVREPFNTTGFAQKAALAAVNDQSFIESCREANAAGIQQLNAAFDKLGLRYFDAHGNFVMVDVERPGGEVFQGLLRKGIIVRHDPSWGYPTRIRVTVGSTEQNEKFLKALEEVLSEVAVS